Part of the Candidatus Obscuribacterales bacterium genome is shown below.
TGTTCCACCAAACGGGCAGTGTGCAAATCCTGTTTTTAGTTTGGGGACTGGCTGTGCTGGTCATGGCCTACAGCCTATGCCTGCCGATGCTGGGTATTGTATCCATCATCTTGGTATCGATGGGCTATTTCTGGTACTATCCAGACCCTGGTGTCCATGGTCTATGGTTAAGTCTGTTAGCCTATTTCCCACTAATCGCGATCGCTCTCTTCTTTCCCCTAGCGCGATGGAGTCGATCGGCGTGGCTTTTGAGATTAGTTGTTCTCTTTACGGTGTTCGCTCTGCAGTTTAAATTGCTGCAATTCGTCAACACATTAAATAACTTCAATCATAGCTGGACATTGCTAGGGGCGATCGCTGCGAGCTGCCTGATTCCGTTTCTGCTCTGGGGCTCTCGTGCTCTAGGTTCTATCTTCGCAGAAGAAGACGATGTTGCCCTATCAAGTTCCAGGCTAGCCGTTGTTTATGTCAGCTTCTTTAGCTTTCTCTTCTCCTTTAACTACTGGTGGCGAAATCCAGTATCCTTGGCAACGGAAACAGAGACAACCTCTGCAATGGTCAATGGATTGGTGTTAGTTCTTCTTTTCAGTGCGATCGCTCTTGCTCTATGGTGGCGCTTGGGTACCCTACACGGTTCGATCTGGCGACTTACCCTATCCGACACCTCTTTTGCAGCAGTCTTGCTAATCATTGCTGGCCTGCTTTGGGCACACTGGACCTTCGGCCCCCTATGGGTGGTAGGAACGCTGATTTTAAACATTCTGCTCACCCTAATAGCGATCGCCTGTATTCAAGAAGCGCTCAGCAGCAGCGATCGCCAGGGTTTTTGGTGGGGACTGCTGCTGCTCGTGGTACAAATTATGTCCCGCATGTTGGAATACGATACGGGTCTTCTCGCAAAATCCCTGGCTTTCCTGCTTTGCGGCGTTGGTGTCATTCTGGCAGGACTATGGTTTGAGCGCTACGTCCGCACCCTGGCCTCATCTCGCTCCTAAGTCAGTTTTGCTAAACATGAAGATGACGTTGGACTTGTGTAAAGAGACCATAATAGTCCCTCCGTCATCTGCTACGCACCATCCTCTTGATTGTTGTAACCCCTTTTGATGGATTGACAGTCCTATGACCTCCTCTCCTACTCCCCCCATTCCCCGCTGGCGATTTTGGCTGCCCCTGCTGGCTCAACTGACCCTGATTTTGGGACTACCCGCCCAAGCGATGTTGACTTACCTAACTGGCACAACCGTAATCTTACAAACCGCTCCGGTTGATCCCTACGATGTGCTGCGCGGCTATTCTCAAACCCTGA
Proteins encoded:
- a CDS encoding DUF2157 domain-containing protein, which produces MMPEKFRQQLRQEAIAWREEGLIPPSLYDHLSDRYQFDQIDSTARNKFVMILLGLGSVLIALAVITFIAANWQEWSRLSKVLLLVSLFIGINSGGFYLWRGAGQRWQARLGQALLLLGALLIGPSLALFSQMFHQTGSVQILFLVWGLAVLVMAYSLCLPMLGIVSIILVSMGYFWYYPDPGVHGLWLSLLAYFPLIAIALFFPLARWSRSAWLLRLVVLFTVFALQFKLLQFVNTLNNFNHSWTLLGAIAASCLIPFLLWGSRALGSIFAEEDDVALSSSRLAVVYVSFFSFLFSFNYWWRNPVSLATETETTSAMVNGLVLVLLFSAIALALWWRLGTLHGSIWRLTLSDTSFAAVLLIIAGLLWAHWTFGPLWVVGTLILNILLTLIAIACIQEALSSSDRQGFWWGLLLLVVQIMSRMLEYDTGLLAKSLAFLLCGVGVILAGLWFERYVRTLASSRS